cgaactccagcataatagAATATTTCCCAAATTTTGAATAGCGTTTTGGTTCATTTTTAtcttacatgaaaagtggctaaatttcaattacttttgaaactgtggctatttttcaattaccacttgtaaatctgggtACTTTTGAATTTCACCCATTCTAAGTACCTCATTTACTGATGGGGGAAGTGACCAGATAGCCGCTTTGGGGACCCCTTTTAAAGAATAACCGAAATTCACAAATAAAAAAGATGTAGCCACTTCAAAATCAACTTCAGACATAAATTTTCAGTCATATGGATCTGAAGTTGGGCTTACCAAAGCCTAACATATAAAATGTCTGAAATTAAGCTTAGTCGTCCCGAATTTCAGACTTgtatgtctgaagtttgaacaACCAAGCCTAACTTCAGACCCAAATGTCTGAGGTTTAACCATAATGTTGTGTTTCTTTACATAACACAATATAACTCCAAAAAAGACCAGCAATCAGATTAAAAGAGACACCTTCCTAGCAAACACCTAAATGAGCCTTATACCAAACCACCTATATGAAGTGAGTCTTAGTGGTCTAAGACTGCACGGATAACACAAATAAGATCTCAATTTAGTTCACCAGCAAATGATCAAATCCTCCTGCCTGTAGAGCAACACGGCTACCATTAACATTGTGAATCAATTGCTGTAGCCACCTCCTCGTTGTAGGATCCTCCTGTtgagcataaggaaaaagaacccATCATgaatatagaaaaagaaaacaagtgTCTGATGAGCATAAAAGAATGCTTTCATGTTCTTAACTGAGAGAAAACTAAGAGCTTAGCCAAAAAGATGAACCACTTAAATGAGAAATGTACATACACGAAGACAACTACTGAAGGTGGCATCCCTAAGCATATCAGGGAGACAATTTCTTAGTGCATCACATGCCCTGCCATAAACCATGAACACCAGCATTCGCTCACAGTGCAGCATAAAAGGTGGAAGTTCCGTGAAACCAGATCTGTTATACATAACAGAGCTGAAAGGATATTTAAATGCTGATTTGCAGAAGTCTCACCTTGGATTATCTGACAACCGAAGATAGCACCTAATTATGTGCTTCAGTAATCTTGATGAAGGCTGTTCAGCAAGTGCACCTACCATACTCCCTAAAACTCGGCCGACTGCAAAAAACCTCTCTGCTGTGGTGCATATGTAATCCAGACCCACATCATCTAGAAGTATTTTTTGCACAATGAAAGTTGCAACCTGTCAGCGTGACTCTAAATTAGATGCGTGAAAAGCTGATACTTATGGAGAGAGGATGTAACTGGTAATAATACAAGAGAATGTAGAAACAAGAAAGTTTTCATAACGAGTAATATATAATTGTGCGGCACAAATTGTCTTTGTTTTGGTATCTGAAGAGTCTGTTGAAGACATCATGAGTATATAACCAACATAAATTTCAGTTACAAGTTAGGAAAGAAAGGCTTCGGGGAAGCACTCAACCGTTTTTGACAGTTCACTGCCCATCTCCATTGTGCGCAGACACAAGGGAATTATTTCTGTTGATAGTAGAAAACTGATTACTTCAGTATCATCTACCTGTAAAGAGACGATCAAATAATAGACTACATTAAATTTTGAAGTAAAAATGGAGAAGCACAAATGCAACCAGATGCACGTGATGAATATTGCACTTTAATAAACATGAAATTTCAGTAAGCAGACATATAAAAAGTTAAtttcaatatgtttattatatcCCATTTTTGACAATGTTTATGGATCCCATAAGTAGCATCTTCGGAATCTCGAATTGCACTTCCTTCTCGTGGTTTCTTTCTCATGCTTTCAGTGATTCCCAGTACATAGTATAATGTGACATGAATGAATCTTAATATAAATACTGAAAGAAGAGAAAGTATGCGTGAAATACATTAGAAATGTTACCTTCACAAGGGCACCAATGACACCTAAGCTAGTAAGCCTCAAATATTCAAAAGGTCTTGATTTGCTTGTTGTATTTAGAAAAGGGTACAAATACAAAGGAATATGTGCTGCAAAGTAAAGAACATGTGAAAGCATCTCATCAGATTCAGAGAGAGTAAAACACACCCAGTAGATCACAATTCGTAATTATCATCACACTAAAGTTGGGCAGATCTTGGGAACACATCAAGAATACAAAATGCATCCAAGAATCtttaagaagagtacaatgataaggGAATATGCATTGCAAAGTAGTATACAGTTGAAGATTCGTCAAATAAAGAGAGTAGAAATTCGTGAGCTTTCACCAAATAGTCCTTTAAGTATCACTTCAATGAACTTAATCCTCTGAATATCACCTTAAACGGATATATTTCTCCAAGTATGTAAAAGTTGACCATCTTTGCTCTCAAACCTAACATGCTAAGCAACTTCACGGTACATCACATGTGTCACGTGACTAACCTCAATAAAAAGCCTACTTAACAAGCCATATTAGAAAAACAATCCTATTTTGCTCCAATCTGGGAGCCCTTAAATTATAAAACATGACCACCACGACTGAAACTAAAAATAGAAGCTGCAACAGAAAGGTTCCTCTGCGCCATTACTGCTCCCCGCAGAAGTTCCTATTTATACAGTTGCGTATATGTGTTATTTAATCTGCTAAACTGAAATCACGAGTGTTCAACTCATTGGAGAGAAGTGGAATCCATTCTCTGCTGGTTGTTGATTTGGCAGAGTCCATACATAAATTAATCATAAAACCTTAAATCACCCATCAGTAACCAAGTCTCAAGTCTGTGATACCAATACTTTCATATTCATAtccaattttcattttcttttgaaaaaaaacgaTAAGGAAAATGAGCCTGCCTTCGAAGCTTCAATGTTGAAATTTCTGTATTCTCCTTGGCACAGAGACAAAAGCAGAGAGATCAGAATAAGAAACAACACAAGATCTTTTTGGAGGAATTTCATCTTCATTTCCAAACAtttaaagcaaaacaacgaaccCCCACAAAATGTCTGTTTCACCATGAATTTTACAAAAACTTACTAAGGAAGCAGATCAGCAAGATTAAGCCATTTCATCCCTGAAGTACCTGACCAACTGAATATCCTTAGGCATAATGGTAACCCTTGACCCTTCTGGCGTGAATGGCACACAAATTGGTACCCTCAAAGGGACCAACAAAGTAAGCTCAGCAGCCTCATGTGCTGCCACCTAAGTTGCGCGGACTCTTCGTTTTTGGCGCTGCACCCGTCTCGACACGGGACGGGAGCGGGATACGTCCCGGATTCGGTCAACCAACTTCGGATACTTTGATCTGAACCCATCGACAATTTTGGGgggaaattgagattttgatttcccaaaattaaaaataaaacagatTTAAGACATGCGAAATGTAACGaccccggccggtcgtttcgagagttgtagccccgttcccccatttactgctccttTTATGTTCTACAACTATTAtatgacttatcaggttagttggttctggtccggagtgatttcagagtgaattgagacacttagtctcttaatttaaagcttaagttggaaaagttgaccggatgttgacttatgcgtaaacgacctcagatttgaattttgacggttctgttagctccgttaggtgattttggacttactaGTATgtacggattgtgatttggaggtccgtagtcgaATTTACACTtgaatggcgaaagttggaattttggaaagtttgaccgagaatggacattttgatatcggggtcggattggatttccggaagttggtgtaggttcgtggtgtcatttatgacttgtgtgcaaaatttgaggtcaatcggacgtgatttgataggtttcggcgtcgtttgtagaatttgaaaatttcaaagttcattaggcttgaatccgagtgcaATTCGtgcttttgatgttgtttgaggtgatctgagggttcgactaagttcgtatgaggttttggGACTTCAtgctatgtttggttgaggtcccgggggcctcgggtggttaacggatcaattttggacttagttTGATAGCTGAAGTTTCTGGTTTTTGctcatctggtttccttatacgtgaTCGCGTGGTCAGGTCCGAGATTGTGTAGGCTAAGTTGGCCGCTGAGGGAATTtgccctacgcgttcgcgagtggtgGACCGCGATCGTGTAGCTTTGAGGGGCAGTGTTACGCGAACGCGTGGACTAGGcctcgttcgcgaagaggaaaaggAGTAGGATCTGAGGTCAAGTGTTTTGTTCATTGCGAACGCATGAGGCAGTTCGCGATCGTGTAAGTCAGTGGGgcagagcatcgcgttcgcgtgggagattccgcgttcgcgtagagttaatttgtGGGGCAGcataattgtgcttcgcgatcgcgatgaaggtaTATCTGGGCAGATTTAAAAGATTCAAAACGAGGGTTTCGAGTTCATATCATAAAATTGAAGTGGGAGCTCGGTAGGTggtttttggagagattcttgcgtaggtgtttggggtaagtgattcctatctaattttggtcaaattccatgattatgcctttaattccatcatctaatttgtgatttgggatgaaaaattggggaaaaagaggaAGAGTTCTTAGGCtagaattttggggttttgaatgggattttgttatcagatttgagtaaatttggtatggttagactcgtgagtgaatgggctttcaggttttgtgacttttgtcggattttgagacgtgggcccggaggccgggtttgagccaatttcggattttggctatagtttcgtatttttcttgtaaAATTGATTCCTTAggcctatattgattatattatattgcttgtggctagattcgggtcatttggaggccgattcgcgaggcaaaggcatattcgAGTAGAGTTTTGcttattgaggtaagtaacagtttaaaatctggtcctgagggtatgaaaccccggatttatgcgttatgtgattggtttggaggtgacgcccatgctaggtgacgggcgtgtgggcgtgcaccgtgggaattgtgacttggtccgtcccgtaaaactataaagttgaataacttgctgttagctatatgctctccctgtgttatagaaatttgactgcaaatcatgttagaaatcatgcttaggctatatgatgtcactgttgggacccgcagaggtcgtgtacttgttgaattagctgctatttgttgtcttgtactcagtcacggtttcacttgcgtatcatatctccgtctcttcttgtttcttgttgatacatgttattatctctgtttgggctgatttgtatgatttctgagagcccgagagactagagaggttggtgactgagttacgccctgagtgccgagctgtgagaTATATGTGtacatatggatcgggttgcacgccgcaacgagcctgagggcagtatgtatatggatcgggttgcacgccgcaacgagcctgagggcagtatgtatatggatcgggttgcacgccgcaacgagcctgagGGCAgttatatattatggatcgggttgcacaccgcagcgatatagcacttgggctgaaggagcccctccgaagtccgtacacccccagtaagcgcaggtacctattgagtgtgagtgttgagggctgagagccgagtgattgagctattGAGAAAGATTGAGTGActattgccctgagaggctgtacttgctttcatttgttgttgtacttagCTAATATATGTCACTGAtttgaaatttctggaagatatTCTATCCGGTTTTACCTAAACTTGATAATGTATAACcgatttgacttaaattgccggatttgaaagcatgtctactttcttgCTGAGATTactaaaatgaactataactgtgtagctcgtcactatctttcagttccttatttattattgttacttactgagttggttgtactcacgctacaccctgcacttcgtgtgcagatctaggtgtttcCGGGCACGGTGGGCGTTGATCTCATGCGCGGTTGATCGTTGGAGATTTACGAGGTAGCTACtcggcgttcgcagtccttgtttTTCCTTCCTTGTCGTTTCCTTATTTGTATTTTGATACAGACTCTTGTAGACCCTTCTTTCTAGACTGGTTGTATAGATACTCATGAACTCAGTGACACCCCAATTTGGGAGTTATGTTTCCGCACTTGTGTTTGGGTTTACCCACTTTTTTATGaaaactccggttattttaaatttctttattctttttttgttaaatgttggaagtattttggaaatgtcggcttggctagtaccacgatagacgccatcacgacgggttagtatttgggtcgtgacacgaaaTGACATACCTTCAATATTGTAGTACTTTTGTCTCATATTTGCTACTTTGTGTTCCAGAAAAACTAAGAATTTAAGGGGTCGTGTTCTGACTTCCGACTTATAgttctattttttataattttgaattttttagccgaatccccgcacccgtatccatacctggatccgcacccccgaatcttaaaatttagattttaCCGAATCCGACACTAGGATCCGTGCCAGTATCGGATGcccgcacccgagtccgagcaacttaggctGCCACAACAGCGCTCTAGGATCTAATATCACTCGAAGTCCTACGTGACTTTTTGACCAGCCTCTGGGAGGAGAGCTTCGATACCAGAACTCAGTGCTCTTGTAGTACTTATGGATCTACCAGAGGGCTGCAGAAGCAAAACAGTAGGGCTTCTTCACTCCTTTGATGGAGCAGAAATAACACCAGTTAAGGCTTCTAACTTGGAGAAGATTGGGAATGGTGAAGACCCTGGTCACATGGAGTGACTATTTTCCCGCAATTATACGTTTTAAGCAAGGAAATCTCAGATTTCTTCCCCAAATAGGATCGCCTGAATTGGGCATATATTATTTGGTCATCTGAGGCACATGTGAAGCAGCAAATCCATTAATTTCTCAAAGGAGATATATGAGGATCAAGTTTGCCAAGGTGTTATACACTAATACTTATGGAACCATTTCCACAAAAACTCTAGAAATCTCACTCAAGTTCTATTTTCCTAATTATCATCACACAAAAGTTGATGCAGGTCTTGGAACACATCATGAATTGAAAGGCAAGGAAAGTATGTTTCTTTAAGAGTAACAGTATATGTAGTGAAAGGTTCCAAAGCACTTAGCATGGGTGCGCAACTAACAAAACCCCATTTGTTTAAGTCAATGCTCCAATGAACATGAAGCCACAAGCATAtaagtcattttcttcttttatgtATCTTTCTGGACATTGGAGTGGCAAGAAAGGAGGGTGTCCATTACTTGATTGCAGGGAAAAACAATGAATGCAATGATAACGACTTAATGTCTGAATAATATGAAATATCAATTCTCCCATCAAGATTTTTCTAGCCAAAAAGTGACACCAACTTGATTCTAAAGGATTCTGTGCTATGAGTTATGTTTTGTGAAAATAAGAAGTAAATTCAAGTGCAACTGCAAATGAAAGTAAAATTGATTTCCAGAGTTGCAGCTAAAGGGATTCCTCATTTCGATGGTTTATGATCCAATTCAACTGGAATAAAGACGTTCTTAGTGATGTAAATTATACACGACCACATAGTGACATAacataagaaaaggaaaaaaatattacCATTGAGGAACAACATTCTGGTGTCAGGGTGAGAGGCTACACACTGCAAAATGAAACAGAAGGAAAAACATTTTCATTAGTTGGACGTTTGACCTGCATAAgaattaaattgatacttgtaGTGGTTACACCtaatcaaacaaaaaaaagaaagttgTAGGGTTACAATTCCAAAAGCACATCTATGAAAATATTTGACACATGAAATGTGGTCTCAGATATGCCATGTGTTCCAAAAATAGAAACTTAAAAACAAATTTGCTCTTAAAATGAACTGCAAAAGCTACCATTTAtaggattttcttttttttggcaGCCTACCAGCATCGAACTCTTGACCTAGTTGCATGAAGAGGACTCTCTCAACCATTATGAACAATATGAAACAATCAACTGGATTAATGTGGGCCCTCCAGTACGGTGCATACTTACATATACTTCTGTTATATATGTTTGAAAGAGGGAGAATGACTCGATTGGCAGGCCAATTTATCTGCGGTCTATTTTGTTTTTGCTACAAGGAAATGcactatacaacaacaacaacatgccCAGTGAAttcccacaagtggagtctggggagggtaagatgtatgcagccttacccctaccctggaagggcagagagactgtttaCGATAAGGAAATGCACTATGTTGGAACTTAATCATTCTGCTATTGCCCCTACTCAAAGCTGTTGAAATATCTTTTGCCTAAGATGATCTCTTTTTTTCTGTGGGAGAATTCACCACACGTgatcttatattttttttttcttcagtgaCTTACAATTTTGCTTGTTTTAGGATGAGAAGGATCAAAGAATTCGAGAGCTGACCCTTGAACTTTATAATGAGGGGCAGCGATGTAAGCGGAGGTGTGCAGCTTACCAAGAACAACTACGAACGTTGTTGAAATTCATTGAGGATCACACTGATCATTTATCAAGAAGTGTTGAAGAAGCAGTCCAGCGAGTGAAAGAACTTGATAATGAACGGCTAGAGGAGTCAGATTAGCATACCAATAGCTTGTACACATTTGTTTTCCTTCTCTGATTCTAACTTGTTACTTTAGGATAAGTAGGAGTTATTTTGATCTGGGGTTAAGCTACTTGAATGTAAGGGCCAAAGAAACTTTGTATTGTATTATCATTTGCTGGAATTCACTTGTAATTGATGAAATAAAGTAGCCTTATAGACGAAGACGTTTTCATCTGTTCGTCAAGTACTTGGGACATGCTAAAACCTAATAGATTAAGACTAGGGGAAAACGAAAAGAAATAGAGAGACCGTTGCTTAGCTTTCTTTTGAACTTGCATATATTGAGAGAGGAAAGAGGAGAAAGATTATTATAGAAGTTTTGAGACTATACCTGCGGGTGCATTGCAATCATTGTGTCATTTCTGCATTGACAATCATTCTGTCATTTCTCTATTTTTCACCAAAGACATGGAATGCAGACCATGATTGGATATACATTAATAGAAACCAAAATCATGAACCCTGTTTTTACAATGACCTCACTTTCAGTCAATTGAGACTGAAATGTACAGTATACTGTAATTGACGAGATACAAGGCTTTGAACAACATCGAACTACTTTTGGTGATAGCAGTAAAGACGGAAACATGCTTGGTACTGCTTCTCGCAATACCATTGAAGTACGGTGTTCTCCTTTCTCCCTCTTGATACATAAACCACAACCCCAAACATATCCAAGTGTCTACATCCTACAGCTGAATAAATGTTCCTAACTGAAAAGGCTCTTTTGGGTAGTATAAAGCTGTTACTTCTTATGAAGGAAAACATTACATGGCAATAACTCATGACTTTACACATTGTCGATGAGAGATGATTAAAGGAAACATCATGAAGAATCATTTGAGAATAACTCCATATGGAAAAGAAATCTATATACCTGAAGAAGTGCTAAAGCATTACAAACTCTATTAGATTGTGCTGGAGTCAGGTTTGGCGGTGACAAAACAGGGTAGATGGAAACTATCTCCTGCAAGCATGTAAAAAAAATCAATATGGACAAagtaaaatcaataaaaaaaaaatagctgtCATGTTCCAAGTAAAACATTCATAACTGAAAATCAATCTGTTGGGACCCATTTTCTATTGGAAGGAGTATATCCATTTCTACTTctcaaaattgaaaaaaatctGTCAAGGCGAGAAATAGCGAGGCCGCTACTTCTCTGAGGACCTCTGCTGGAACATTCTCCAGCAAGTTAGACAACGCTCCAAATTACCTTTCTCTTTGGCATATCCTAGCTTGCGTCACTTAACAGCTTGAAATTATCTGCTTAGCTGGAGCTTTAGGATGTCATAAGTGTTGGATATTCGACAGAGATGAAAGCTGTTTGCTAGTGAATTTAGCTCCTTTCTTGTCAGTTATATCCAACCAAAAAACAACATCAAGATTCTCATTTAGTGCTCTTCCCATATACTCATTCCAGTCTTCATCCACCATCATTTACATCCATTTTTTCTCTCCCACCAACAATTCACAAATTATCCAGTTTCCTTCACTGAGACAAGCAACATGCCATCATCTGAGTACAGATTACAGCAAGGGAAGAACGAGCAATAGCAATGGGGGACCACAGCTCTGCTTCCCCTGTCTCCCCCAAAACCCCAAAAAAAAACATTTCACAAACCTCTTTTATCATCGCAGGAATATACagcaatttttatattttaccaTTTTAATTTCTCCGTCATTTCATAAACAAAAGATAACATGCAGGTTCTACTCCTAAATTTCAACTAAAATAAATTGATAACAACTTTCCGCAATGGCATTCTACATCACTCCTCTGCTATTTCACTTTCATTTGATTCGCTGAGATATGGCTCACACTTTGTTCAAAAAGTATACAGCCTGGTTTTGGACTGCAAGGTCATCCAGATGTTTCATTGAGTCCTTCTGCTTAATGCCACAAAGTGCAAAGCACCACCAATCTAACAGTGGGCCACTAAGAAATGTCTGCTCAAACAGATGGAAGATGTGGCAGATGTTACAATATAAGGTGGGTATGCATGTGCATCTTACAGATGGGATaaaatttatagaattttttttttttttttttgaagaaaatttttatGAAGATAAAATTTCTAGAATTAGAATGAAACACTTCAAAGATTACCTGTAAGAGCGCAGCGATAGTACCAAATGAGTTCCATAGCAATGGGGCTAAGTCCTGGAATAATTCCCTCTTCTGAAAAAGGATAACATAATTAATAGTTTCTTTTCctctgtatgtgtgtgtgtgtgtggtggtggtggtgggggttggggggggggggatcggAATATAAGGAGAAGAAGACTATCTAGTATAAAATGTCAATTAAATGTTATCTGACATTGTACACATATATAGATAAAAGAGGTGAGCAAAAAAATAACAGTCACTAAGGCAGACACCAAAACTTCATTGTTAGCACTTAGCATTGGAGGACAGAAGAAATTAGTAGTTATCCTCAACCATCATATCATTTTCAGCCAAAGGGAAAAGGCTGGAGTTTAAAGTCAAGCTCTGATGTGGTTCGCTTTGCTTTTGACAAAGTAGAATACTGTGTAGTGCTTGCATAGAAATTTGCCAGTTCACTTGCCAGTAGCCAGGGCAGGAAGAATATTATGTGTTTGTTAGAAAATCTGCAGTCACTAACTACAAGTGTAAAAAAAGAATTGGTATGGTGATTCcaccaacaaaaaaaaagagcagaacaaaacaaaaagataGTGATAACACTAACTTAATTAATATGAAAGGGTTCGCAATCAAGAACTTCCCAACTTTCTCATTGAAAAACTGTTATTTTTCCATTTATTGCCTTTCATTTCTTACTGAATCGAAACCCCTACAGAAAAAGACAGTCAGTAGAAGTAAGACAATGATCTATTCAATGTTACAAGACGCTCACCTAAGAACTAGATGCTACTTTAGGCACTTCAGCTCATATAGGTGCCATTTCAATGTCGACAGCAAGGCGCTAAAGCATGCTCCTTATAGCTATGGGCTCCTTGAAAAGGCGGCACGAAATAATAAATATAGCTAGCAAAGTGATATTATAATTGCTCAGTGAATTAGAAATTTAGTATCACAAAAATAGACATGGTTTTCTATCTTGATTTACTTGAGTTTTATTTCATGCAGTTGGCTTTTAAATACATGTTCATATAATTGTTGCAGGTGTTTAAAGTTATCTGTTgcagtaaatatatatataaacttttttatgatttttccctATTTGTGCCTTTCAATACTAAAACTCACAATTTAATTGTCTTTGTGCTTAAATCCCCAGCAGATCTTGGCATTTTATTATGCTTTTATCCTTCGACAGAAATGCAACTATTGTAGAATTATAACATGCTATAACATCTATATTGCTTATGTGTCCCTTAAAAATGAATATAACAAAGTAATTGCTAAAAATACTTGAAAAAATTGTAGTATAATACAACTATCAGTTCTGTTTTTGATTTGGATACTAACTTGATTACGGTTTCAAACAATTTCTGTTTCTCTATTATTTTATGTTCTTTTCCTGACAATACCAAGTAAAAGTAATTTCATCCTATAGTTAATAGTTGTTCTTCAATTTGGTATTCACTAAAACCTACTATActtgaaaataaaattcaaatctcTAAGAAATGCAAAAGTAGATAATAATTAAATTGTACCAACCTAATCGAGAAGCTTTTGCCTAGACGTGACCTTATATCTTTATGTtttttcccttttgggaattggatgCTGCGGAATGCTTATGAATGCTTGAAGAAAAAGCTTGTGAGGGTGACTGTCTTTCCAAAAGTTGGATGGTTTATTCGTTCAAATAACCAGTAGTGTATTATTTGGAAATAGACAAAAGACATATTACCTAAAACAATTCAATTAACTGTACTCATGCTTATTTGCTACTCTACTCCTTAGAATACATAATAACTTCTACTTCCCGCATCCTTTGATGCCTTGCTTCCATTCGGGCTTCAATAGCAGCTAGGTTCACGGAGCAAATATGCCTCAAGAAATATTATTCGGGTATTTTGAAGCATAATTTCTACATTTTGTCTTTCAATATTAATTTCAGCAAGTCGCTGAGAATGTCGAGAATTTGAGAAGGGAGGGCCATGGCTTCTCGTCTCAATATAGACTGGTAGAAAACTTTTTGtctgctttttttcttttttttgtagaGCACGGAGGCTTATCAAGGGATAGTATTCCTTAACAATTAATATATGTTCCTATCAGAAAAGCAACACATAAATCTCCAAAGATGATAACTCATCTAGGAAAGGTAGTTAAATACTCACATGATCTAGAGTTTTGAACAGCCAAAACAGTAACTAGTTTTAGACTCCTCTACAAAAAAAGTACCCAAAGATCGTAGTTAACCTTAAACAGCAATACATTAAGCGGGATATTAAGCTAGCGCCCCTTATCTCAAACTAATtattcaaaccaaccaattggagaatCCAAGTACATTTGGGAACCTAATTTCGAGAGCATTGCTACAGTCAAAGGAGCTACGAGTGTTAGCCACAGGCTTGAAAAGTAGCACACCTTCTTAACCAATTCTGAAAGGGTTCTGTCACTGTAGCAAAGATTAGAGCTCTTGAAACAAGATATAAAAGCTGACACACCAGAAGCTGCCTTAAATTGCTTTCTTTGACATCAATTCGCTTCCCAAATTGCCGGAATCCTAAAAGAACAATTCTGTCATATTTCCAAAATTGAACTCACTAAGTAATGTGGAATCTTGTAGTTTAGTTGATTAACTGGCTGAACTTTTACCTTGTTTGATGAGGGTTGGATTTCCCACTTTGTAATCTCCATAcaaatttattaagaaaaaaattcACCTGAGTAACAACCATCAACAACATACTATCTCAATTCACTCAATTCTTTACTATTGTTGAATGACGATGGTGTTTGGACCGACTTGATTAATCTACCAAGCAACCCAGCTACAGCAAAACAAGCACACAGGTGGAAATCCTAAGCTCGTGCTTATATATGGCACTTTACAGTAATGCGAAATTgggaaaaaaaatatacaaaaacataaaa
Above is a window of Nicotiana tabacum cultivar K326 chromosome 8, ASM71507v2, whole genome shotgun sequence DNA encoding:
- the LOC107787317 gene encoding uncharacterized protein LOC107787317 — its product is MANLPQSLSMLTAFGGGPGNTASASAAATQDRNKMQSAEQLVLELSNPDLRENALLELSKKRELFQDLAPLLWNSFGTIAALLQEIVSIYPVLSPPNLTPAQSNRVCNALALLQCVASHPDTRMLFLNAHIPLYLYPFLNTTSKSRPFEYLRLTSLGVIGALVKVDDTEVISFLLSTEIIPLCLRTMEMGSELSKTVATFIVQKILLDDVGLDYICTTAERFFAVGRVLGSMVGALAEQPSSRLLKHIIRCYLRLSDNPRACDALRNCLPDMLRDATFSSCLREDPTTRRWLQQLIHNVNGSRVALQAGGFDHLLVN